Proteins from a genomic interval of Desulfovibrio piger:
- the tkt gene encoding transketolase, whose protein sequence is MPTRRQCANAIRALAIDAIEKSRSGHPGAPLGMADMAEALWRHGFKHNPANPGWMDRDRFVLSNGHASMLLYAVLHLTGYDLSMDDIRNFRQLGSRTPGHPECDVTPGVEMTTGPLGQGISSAVGMALAEKMLATRFNTPEHTVIDHHTYVFLGDGCLMEGVSHEACSLAGVWGLGKLIALYDSNGISIDGKIDGWFTEDVAARYKAYGWQVIGPVDGHDAEALDAALAEARADAEHPSLIICKTHIGFGSSKADSASCHGSPLGVDVAAATCAALEWHQPAFSVPDDIAAAWDAREAGKKAEAEWQARFDAYRAACPELAAELERRMKGDLPADWADIAAAMVKKAVEAGESIATRVASKKALEELVGNLPEMLGGSADLTGSVGTKTSHSVNFDPATCTGNYLAYGVREFGMSAIMNGLALHGGFIPYAGTFMVFSDYAKNALRLAALMGTRAVWVFTHDSIGVGEDGPTHQPIEQVPGLRLMPGLDVWRPCDTVETAVAWQCALENAHRPTCLSLSRQNLPFVSRDEAQVQAIARGGYVLRDCDGTPELILMATGSEVGITLEAAEALTAEGRKVRVVSMPCCERFDAQDAAYRESVLPAAVRARVAVEAAAADYWRKYVGLDGAVLGMTTFGASGPGKALAEHFGFTSAHLADMARQLLG, encoded by the coding sequence ATGCCTACCCGCAGACAGTGTGCCAACGCCATCCGCGCCCTTGCCATCGACGCCATCGAGAAGTCCCGTTCCGGTCATCCCGGCGCCCCCCTGGGCATGGCCGACATGGCCGAAGCCCTCTGGCGCCACGGCTTCAAACACAATCCCGCCAATCCCGGCTGGATGGATCGTGACCGCTTCGTGCTGTCCAACGGTCACGCCTCCATGCTGCTCTATGCCGTGCTGCACCTCACCGGCTACGACCTGAGCATGGACGACATCCGCAACTTCCGCCAGCTGGGCTCCCGCACCCCCGGCCATCCCGAATGCGACGTGACCCCCGGCGTGGAAATGACCACCGGTCCCCTGGGTCAGGGCATCTCGTCCGCCGTGGGCATGGCCCTGGCCGAAAAGATGCTGGCCACCCGCTTCAACACCCCCGAGCACACGGTCATCGACCACCACACCTACGTGTTCCTCGGTGACGGCTGCCTCATGGAAGGCGTGTCCCACGAAGCCTGTTCCCTGGCCGGCGTGTGGGGCCTGGGCAAGCTCATCGCCCTGTACGACTCCAACGGCATCTCCATCGACGGCAAGATCGACGGCTGGTTCACCGAAGACGTGGCCGCCCGCTACAAAGCCTACGGCTGGCAGGTCATCGGTCCCGTGGACGGCCATGACGCCGAGGCCCTGGACGCCGCCCTGGCCGAAGCCCGCGCCGACGCCGAGCATCCCAGCCTCATCATCTGCAAGACCCACATCGGTTTCGGTTCCTCCAAGGCCGACTCCGCCTCCTGCCACGGCTCGCCCCTGGGCGTGGACGTGGCCGCCGCCACCTGTGCCGCTCTGGAATGGCATCAGCCCGCTTTCTCCGTGCCGGACGACATCGCCGCCGCCTGGGACGCCCGTGAAGCCGGCAAGAAGGCCGAAGCCGAATGGCAGGCCCGTTTCGACGCCTACCGCGCCGCCTGTCCCGAGCTGGCCGCCGAACTGGAACGCCGCATGAAGGGCGACCTGCCCGCTGACTGGGCCGACATCGCCGCCGCCATGGTCAAGAAGGCCGTGGAAGCCGGTGAGAGCATCGCCACCCGCGTGGCCTCCAAGAAGGCCCTGGAAGAACTGGTGGGCAACCTGCCCGAGATGCTGGGCGGTTCCGCCGACCTGACCGGTTCCGTGGGCACCAAGACCAGCCATTCCGTGAACTTCGATCCCGCCACCTGCACCGGCAACTATCTGGCCTACGGTGTGCGCGAGTTCGGCATGAGCGCCATCATGAACGGTCTGGCCCTGCACGGCGGCTTCATCCCCTACGCCGGCACCTTCATGGTCTTCTCCGATTACGCCAAGAACGCCCTGCGTCTGGCGGCCCTCATGGGCACCCGTGCGGTCTGGGTCTTCACCCACGACTCCATCGGTGTGGGCGAGGACGGCCCCACCCACCAGCCCATCGAACAGGTGCCCGGTCTGCGCCTCATGCCCGGCCTGGATGTCTGGCGTCCCTGCGACACCGTGGAGACCGCCGTTGCCTGGCAGTGCGCCCTGGAGAACGCCCACCGTCCCACCTGCCTCTCGCTCTCGCGCCAGAACCTGCCCTTCGTCAGCCGCGACGAGGCCCAGGTGCAGGCCATCGCCCGCGGCGGCTACGTGCTGCGTGACTGCGACGGCACCCCCGAGCTCATCCTCATGGCCACCGGCTCCGAAGTGGGCATCACCCTTGAGGCCGCCGAGGCCCTGACCGCCGAAGGGCGCAAGGTGCGCGTGGTCTCCATGCCCTGCTGCGAGCGCTTCGACGCCCAGGATGCCGCCTATCGCGAAAGCGTGCTGCCCGCCGCCGTGCGTGCCCGCGTGGCCGTGGAAGCCGCTGCCGCCGACTACTGGCGCAAGTATGTGGGCCTGGACGGTGCCGTGCTCGGCATGACCACCTTCGGTGCCTCCGGCCCGGGCAAGGCCCTGGCCGAACACTTCGGCTTCACCTCCGCCCACCTGGCCGACATGGCCCGCCAGCTGCTGGGCTAA
- a CDS encoding phosphoglycerate kinase, with the protein MPIRLLQDMECSGKTVVIRQDLNVPMKDGRITNDKRIRAALPGIRMALDKGAGVVLLSHLGRPTEGVVEEKFSLAPVAAHLSGLLGRPVKLAADFDAAKAAPGEVVLLENIRFFKGEKKNDPELAAKLAALGDIYVMDAFGAAHRAHSSTEGAVRAAKVACAGPLMAAELDAFAKVLDAPARPLMAIIGGSKVSTKLGLLDNLLGKVDTLIVGGGIANTFLAAAGYSVGTSLYEPELVDDAKKVMAKAKELGKTLPLPVDVVTARELAPGQTATVCDVDKVPADEMILDVGPKTVELYAGLLQKAATVVWNGPVGAFETDPFGAGTKALAEALAASPAFVVVGGGDSVAAVESYGLADKMGYISTGGGASLELLEGKLLPSVAALQDRGE; encoded by the coding sequence ATGCCCATCAGACTGTTGCAGGACATGGAGTGCAGCGGCAAGACCGTTGTCATCCGCCAGGATCTCAACGTGCCCATGAAGGATGGCCGCATCACCAACGACAAACGTATCCGTGCGGCCCTGCCCGGCATCCGCATGGCGCTGGACAAGGGCGCGGGCGTGGTCCTGCTCTCGCATCTGGGCCGTCCCACCGAAGGCGTGGTGGAAGAAAAGTTCTCCCTGGCGCCGGTGGCTGCCCACCTTTCCGGCCTGCTGGGCCGTCCCGTGAAGCTGGCCGCCGACTTCGACGCCGCCAAGGCCGCTCCCGGTGAAGTGGTGCTGCTGGAGAACATCCGCTTCTTCAAGGGCGAAAAGAAGAACGATCCCGAACTGGCCGCCAAACTGGCCGCTCTGGGCGACATCTATGTCATGGACGCCTTCGGGGCCGCCCACCGCGCCCATTCCTCCACCGAAGGGGCCGTGCGCGCCGCCAAGGTGGCCTGCGCCGGGCCGCTCATGGCCGCCGAGCTGGACGCCTTCGCCAAGGTGCTGGATGCTCCCGCCCGTCCGCTGATGGCCATCATCGGCGGTTCCAAGGTCTCCACCAAGCTGGGCCTGCTGGACAACCTGCTGGGCAAGGTGGATACCCTCATCGTGGGCGGCGGCATCGCCAACACCTTCCTGGCCGCTGCCGGTTACAGCGTGGGCACCTCCCTGTATGAGCCCGAGCTGGTGGACGATGCCAAAAAGGTCATGGCCAAGGCCAAGGAACTGGGCAAGACCCTGCCCCTGCCCGTGGACGTGGTCACGGCCAGGGAACTGGCCCCCGGCCAGACCGCCACGGTCTGCGACGTGGACAAGGTGCCCGCTGACGAGATGATCCTGGACGTGGGTCCCAAGACCGTGGAACTGTACGCCGGTCTGTTGCAGAAGGCTGCCACCGTGGTCTGGAACGGCCCCGTGGGCGCCTTTGAGACCGATCCCTTCGGCGCGGGCACCAAGGCCCTGGCCGAAGCCCTGGCGGCTTCCCCCGCCTTCGTGGTGGTGGGCGGCGGCGACTCCGTGGCCGCTGTGGAAAGCTACGGCCTGGCCGACAAGATGGGCTACATCTCCACCGGCGGCGGCGCCTCCCTGGAGCTGCTGGAAGGCAAACTGCTGCCCTCCGTGGCCGCCCTGCAGGATCGCGGCGAATAA
- a CDS encoding methyltransferase domain-containing protein codes for MRRFYQESWQGIPFTSFSHISFFHLAEPKFYATFYEELFRRFKDWDDLPALWRQNKRKDAQWLAARLREQAALRPEGSGPLRVLSIGSGVGYMEHCLVEEMSADELELHVNEPSTVSMRWLRRHVPNERMYIGMPPACLPPDVFYDVIYLSAVDYSIPTRELQHLLGELRAQLVPGGQLICLSASLLQEDSFIGSFVNALKIVIRGFLHFLGIRRQQFWGWRRTRDEYRELLRKADFRHLEDGWLEDGFETYWIRGC; via the coding sequence GTGCGGCGTTTTTATCAGGAAAGCTGGCAGGGAATCCCGTTTACGTCATTCTCGCACATTTCTTTTTTCCATCTGGCGGAACCCAAGTTTTACGCCACCTTCTATGAAGAGCTGTTCCGGCGCTTCAAGGACTGGGACGATCTGCCCGCCCTCTGGCGGCAGAACAAGCGCAAGGACGCCCAGTGGCTGGCCGCCCGCCTGCGCGAACAGGCCGCCCTGCGTCCTGAAGGTTCCGGCCCGCTGCGTGTGCTCTCCATCGGCAGCGGCGTAGGCTATATGGAACATTGTCTGGTGGAGGAGATGTCGGCCGACGAGCTGGAGCTGCACGTCAACGAGCCCAGCACCGTCAGCATGCGCTGGCTGCGCCGTCATGTGCCCAACGAGCGCATGTATATCGGCATGCCCCCGGCCTGCCTGCCGCCGGACGTCTTTTATGACGTCATCTATCTTTCGGCCGTGGACTACAGCATCCCCACCCGCGAGCTCCAGCACCTGCTGGGCGAACTGCGGGCACAGCTCGTGCCCGGCGGCCAGCTCATCTGCCTTTCGGCCTCGCTGCTGCAGGAAGACAGCTTCATCGGCAGTTTCGTCAACGCCCTCAAGATCGTCATCCGCGGCTTCCTGCACTTCCTGGGCATCCGCCGCCAGCAGTTCTGGGGCTGGCGCCGTACCCGCGACGAATACCGCGAGCTGCTGCGCAAGGCGGATTTCCGTCATCTGGAAGACGGCTGGCTGGAAGACGGTTTCGAGACCTACTGGATACGCGGCTGTTAG
- a CDS encoding ASKHA domain-containing protein, whose translation MKLCVHELPRTSAGQDEVPAAPPRCGHAAPGDDLARAVWLGGLAAPVPLCSGLGRCGRCRVRFHDLSVAPDPLPEEEEILGPDLLARGWRLACRRQITDAMGPELHLDVPAPEKMTVMTTAAPSLPKQEHLALAVDLGTTSLYWRLIAVPDAWEEPAPDDFSLLCRPPLPVSVVAEGHDLNPQAGAGADIMSRLAVASAPEGRARLARLVRDHLAALLRQQTASLPGIPVERLVLAANTAMTDIFLDRDISGLCAAPYRRSHAGGCGLTVEGLPPLLIPPLPAPFVGGDISAGLLRLLADGLPRPLLLADLGTNGELALVDARGRLWLASVPLGPALEGIGPQCGRMAGPGSITRFEVSPLGLACHSVDGPLAAGADVQGISATGYLSLLALLLRLGCLDADGHFRTPASPLARRVAPPPQQARTGLRLPLPYGQWLAAADVEELLKVKAAFSQALEALLRAAGLAAADVACLALAGALGEHCPPACLEELGFLPSGMGRRVRAVGNSSLDGAALLAAEPWRLPALARWCAAATLVPVAEDPGFHADYLRHMRFGV comes from the coding sequence ATGAAACTTTGTGTCCATGAACTGCCCCGCACGAGCGCCGGGCAGGATGAAGTCCCTGCCGCGCCCCCGCGCTGCGGCCATGCGGCCCCCGGCGACGACCTGGCCCGGGCCGTCTGGCTGGGCGGGCTGGCGGCGCCCGTACCCCTTTGTTCCGGTCTGGGCCGTTGCGGCCGCTGCCGGGTCCGCTTCCATGACCTGTCCGTGGCGCCCGATCCCCTGCCGGAAGAAGAGGAGATCCTGGGCCCCGACCTGCTGGCCCGGGGCTGGCGTCTGGCCTGCCGTCGTCAGATAACTGACGCCATGGGCCCGGAGCTGCATCTCGATGTGCCCGCACCGGAAAAAATGACGGTCATGACCACGGCCGCGCCCTCCCTCCCGAAACAGGAGCATCTGGCCCTGGCCGTGGACCTGGGCACCACATCCCTGTACTGGCGCCTGATCGCCGTCCCCGATGCCTGGGAAGAACCGGCCCCTGATGATTTTTCCCTGCTCTGCCGTCCGCCCCTGCCGGTGTCCGTGGTGGCCGAAGGGCACGACCTCAACCCGCAGGCCGGGGCAGGCGCGGACATCATGTCCCGTCTGGCCGTGGCCAGTGCGCCCGAAGGCCGGGCCCGGCTCGCCCGGCTGGTACGTGACCATCTGGCGGCCCTGCTGCGGCAGCAGACGGCCTCCCTGCCCGGCATCCCTGTGGAGCGGCTGGTACTGGCGGCCAATACGGCCATGACCGACATTTTTCTGGACAGGGACATCAGCGGCCTGTGCGCCGCGCCCTACCGGCGCAGCCATGCGGGCGGCTGCGGCCTGACCGTGGAAGGGCTGCCGCCGCTGCTGATCCCGCCCCTGCCCGCGCCCTTCGTAGGCGGCGACATCAGCGCCGGGCTGCTCCGTTTGCTGGCCGACGGCCTGCCGCGCCCGCTGCTGCTGGCCGACCTGGGCACCAACGGCGAGCTGGCCCTCGTGGACGCCCGGGGCCGTCTGTGGCTTGCCAGCGTCCCGCTGGGCCCGGCCCTGGAAGGCATCGGGCCCCAGTGCGGCCGCATGGCCGGGCCGGGGAGCATCACCCGTTTCGAGGTCTCGCCGCTGGGACTGGCCTGCCACAGCGTGGACGGCCCTCTGGCGGCCGGGGCCGATGTGCAGGGCATCAGCGCCACGGGCTATCTTTCCCTGCTGGCCCTGCTGCTGCGCCTGGGCTGTCTGGATGCGGACGGGCATTTCCGCACGCCCGCCTCGCCGCTGGCCCGGCGTGTGGCCCCGCCGCCCCAACAGGCCCGGACGGGGCTGCGCCTGCCCCTGCCGTACGGGCAATGGCTGGCCGCCGCCGACGTGGAGGAACTGCTCAAGGTCAAGGCCGCCTTCTCCCAGGCTCTGGAGGCCCTGCTGCGGGCCGCGGGGCTGGCCGCCGCCGATGTGGCCTGTCTGGCCCTGGCCGGTGCCCTGGGCGAACATTGCCCGCCCGCCTGTCTGGAAGAGCTGGGCTTTTTGCCCTCCGGCATGGGACGGCGTGTGCGTGCCGTGGGCAACAGCTCGCTGGATGGCGCCGCCCTGCTGGCCGCCGAGCCCTGGCGCCTGCCCGCACTGGCACGCTGGTGCGCCGCGGCCACGCTCGTCCCTGTTGCTGAAGATCCCGGCTTCCATGCCGATTACCTGCGCCATATGCGCTTTGGAGTATAA
- a CDS encoding small ribosomal subunit Rsm22 family protein, translated as MSDTRQKKYGEAPAPRGQRPAGRATERRSFHEESRNDRERGRRSETPRSQYSSFTGEQAERPSRRQEEFSGWSRPGQREARAPRDARPSPWQMESELLPALPDVVRRELDALGQALRTVRPLRSAHYRNLPADIEALSRLLTCERSGLYRPYWSSPASTSAYLYYFLPWNVLRLARLFRSLPLPDPRLWLEKGQTPLLLDGGSGPLSVPLALWLARPEWRALPIQVLAVDNAVQPMELGRDVMAAWGDILGQPVWQVRVERGSLEHMPRLERKLADTLERQERHLRPWLLTAANVLNELSAESRQMNREDDEDEEGSGGVRRLENLLDELEPLCWPAPLNEDETGSADEALLPAALFVEPGTRLGGKTISRLRDAALERDLMSLAPCTHRAPCPLAHAHAGRGWCHFTFDCEGAPQWLQELSSAAGLAKSALSLAPLLLRADPAAGESLFDDLDDLDDDAPDNSREAAAMLRQSRPVRVLSSPFVVPGLRGQARYACCAAGLAVVPDAAALPSGAQLTARAQADERPGTPRRDRKSGALLLALPAVPGGSRGPGRFAGSEEPRRNFRDRQEDRYGDKRFGRRSDERDTADGAFRDRRNGNDRQPRRDDRRGAPERPAHPQDRRPGRYEDDRRPDRNDDPRTFPRNDRRPDGRRPDQRSDRRSGDRRHGDAPRRGRGRGED; from the coding sequence ATGTCCGATACCCGACAGAAAAAATACGGCGAAGCTCCGGCCCCCCGCGGTCAGCGCCCCGCAGGCCGCGCGACGGAGCGCCGTTCTTTCCATGAAGAATCCCGTAACGACCGCGAGCGTGGCCGCCGTTCCGAAACACCGCGCAGCCAGTACTCCTCCTTTACCGGTGAGCAGGCCGAACGCCCCTCACGGCGTCAGGAAGAGTTCTCCGGCTGGAGCCGCCCCGGCCAGCGGGAGGCCCGCGCGCCCCGTGACGCCCGTCCGTCCCCGTGGCAGATGGAGTCCGAGCTCCTGCCCGCCCTGCCCGACGTGGTCCGGCGGGAACTGGATGCCCTGGGCCAGGCCCTGCGTACGGTGCGCCCGCTGCGCAGCGCCCATTACCGCAACCTGCCTGCGGACATCGAGGCCCTTTCCCGTCTGCTGACCTGCGAACGCTCCGGCCTCTACCGGCCCTACTGGAGTTCCCCGGCCAGCACCAGCGCCTATCTGTATTATTTCCTGCCCTGGAACGTGCTGCGTCTGGCGCGCCTGTTCCGTTCCCTGCCCCTGCCCGATCCCCGCCTCTGGCTGGAAAAAGGCCAGACGCCCCTGCTGCTGGACGGCGGTTCCGGCCCCCTGAGCGTGCCGCTGGCCCTGTGGCTGGCCCGTCCCGAATGGCGCGCCCTGCCCATCCAGGTGCTGGCCGTGGACAATGCCGTGCAGCCCATGGAACTGGGCCGCGACGTCATGGCCGCCTGGGGCGACATCCTGGGCCAGCCCGTCTGGCAGGTACGAGTGGAACGGGGCTCGCTGGAGCACATGCCGCGCCTGGAACGCAAACTGGCCGATACGCTGGAGCGTCAGGAACGCCATCTGCGCCCCTGGCTGCTCACGGCGGCCAACGTGCTCAACGAACTGAGCGCCGAGAGCCGCCAGATGAACCGCGAAGACGACGAGGACGAGGAAGGCTCCGGCGGCGTGCGCCGTCTGGAGAACCTTCTGGACGAGCTGGAGCCCCTGTGCTGGCCCGCGCCCCTGAACGAGGACGAGACCGGCAGCGCCGACGAGGCCCTGCTGCCCGCGGCCCTCTTCGTGGAGCCCGGCACCCGTCTGGGCGGCAAGACCATCAGCCGCCTGCGGGATGCCGCGCTGGAGCGTGACCTGATGTCCCTGGCCCCCTGCACGCACCGGGCCCCCTGCCCGCTGGCCCACGCCCATGCCGGACGCGGCTGGTGCCACTTCACTTTCGACTGCGAAGGTGCGCCGCAATGGCTGCAGGAGCTGTCCTCCGCCGCCGGCCTGGCCAAAAGCGCCCTGAGTCTGGCCCCCCTGCTGCTGCGGGCCGACCCGGCCGCCGGGGAAAGCCTGTTCGACGATCTGGACGACCTTGATGACGACGCCCCGGACAACAGCCGCGAAGCTGCGGCCATGCTGCGCCAGTCCCGGCCCGTGCGTGTGCTCTCCTCGCCCTTCGTAGTGCCCGGCCTACGCGGCCAGGCCCGTTATGCCTGCTGTGCCGCCGGTCTGGCCGTGGTGCCCGATGCCGCCGCCCTGCCCTCGGGCGCGCAGCTCACGGCCCGGGCCCAGGCGGACGAACGGCCCGGCACGCCCCGCCGTGACCGCAAGAGCGGCGCCCTGCTGCTGGCCCTGCCCGCCGTCCCCGGCGGCAGCCGCGGCCCGGGACGTTTCGCGGGCTCCGAAGAACCGCGCCGGAACTTCCGTGACCGGCAGGAGGACAGATACGGGGACAAGCGCTTCGGCAGGCGCTCCGACGAACGCGACACTGCCGACGGCGCCTTCCGCGACCGCCGCAACGGCAACGACCGCCAGCCCCGCCGTGACGACCGGCGCGGGGCCCCGGAACGACCGGCCCATCCTCAGGACCGGCGTCCCGGACGGTATGAAGACGACCGCCGTCCTGACAGGAACGACGATCCCCGTACCTTCCCCCGGAACGACCGCAGGCCCGATGGCCGCCGCCCTGATCAGCGCTCTGACCGGCGCTCCGGCGACAGGCGTCACGGCGATGCCCCCAGGCGAGGCCGTGGCCGCGGGGAGGACTAG